The following is a genomic window from Nymphaea colorata isolate Beijing-Zhang1983 chromosome 3, ASM883128v2, whole genome shotgun sequence.
TCCTATTCATCAAAAGTTTCATCACTCTCTTATCCCTCGACAAAATCCTTTTTTTACTGAGTCAGCCTTCTATCAAACTCAGGGTGTGCTAGTACCGCAAGCTAGAACAACCTCTACACTATGTAAAATGATGAAGTGGAATTTAGCTGCACAATCAAGCAAGGCTCAAATTTTTGCACGCCAATCAGTTGACACATAAAAGTGCTTAAAGATTTCAACACTCAGCTTTGTATACCAGTTCATTCATGACAAAACATGCTCCTAGGTTGTGGACAAGTGTAGAAAAGATGCTAAGCTTCTAACATTTTCACAACCACCCCATGATGCCAGCTGAAGTGGTTAAAGGCCTAAGGCAGCATGTTTGTTATAATTTGACCTCTTTGTTGCTCGGAAAGAGTCCAAGAAACAGTAACTAAATGGACATTCCTAATCACACGAAGAGGGGGAGATCCAGAAaagtggagtcagaaatttcaCAGATGATCTTTTCTACCCTCTTGAAATTGTTAATGCGATCTCTCAAGGAGATCTtaacacaagaaaaataacaGACTTATGGAGAAAAACTGTCACTTCATCGAAATCGCTGAACTTCAGATTTCTTTCACTAGGGACAATTATTCTAAAAGCAAACTGAGAATTGAGAAGCATTTGTTACTGAAAAAAATAATGGCAATTATGAGCACAAAATATAGAGAACCCAAAATTTGAGATCCTCCACAGTTTTGGCTTTGAGGAGAAATAATCCCCTGCATGTTCTTTGGGCAATTTCCTTCGTAACAAGACGAATATTAGACCACACCACCTAGAAGACAAAGCTAGTTATCATTCTAGAAATACGACATGAATATATTAGAAAATATTACAAATTGAAAGGtaggaataaaaaattaattattcgTGCATGCTTTTCTCCCAGTCTCATAAGCAAACAAGTTGATACTTGATAGCTTAGTTTCAAATGGTTTACACATCCACTCACACATCACCTACCATCGGCGACAAGGCTTCGTCTTACTAGACATGAGAATTTTACTGTGGATGCTTGCACTGACATAGCAAGTTTGTCTCCAAGAGGTTCAGCCACAGAAAGTGCAGAGGGACATCTCACGTTGTCATTCTCTAAAGTATTACTAACAACACGAGGCTTTCTCCTTTGAAAATGCATTACTGTAGGTATGTGcagaatttttcaaaaacacacacacagagttaTACGCAAAAGTTACACAGGTTCATACTATTGACAAAACCTTTCAACGTAGGAAGAATCTCAcgactaaaaaaatgaaaattaaatacCACAGAGATTCGTTCAATCAAaaccttcaaaaaaaaaaaaaaaatcgaaaggTTAAACTTAGTAACAAAATAGTCGTGCAAAATTCACGGAACATTCAGTACCAGGCTTCAGGTCACGGTGGATAATTCCATTTGCGTGCAAGCATTCCATTGCCCGAGCAATGTCCAAAGCAAAACTGATTGCAAGACGTAAATCCAAGCGCCCCGGCCGCAAGGATGTCAAATATTTCCGAAGAGAACCGCCAGGTAAAAGCTCTGTCACGATCACCATATTGTTCTCAATGCAAGCACCTATAAACTGTTTGAAGACGGAAGACAGCATTACCAGACAAAACCAATTATAGACAAACTGTAAACTGGCTTTCTCTAAGAAACCTGGTCAATAAAATATAGCAACAAATTGCTTAAATAAACCAGTAGGTCAGCAGAAGCAAAGCTTCGAGTAACAGATATATCCAACCCGAATCCTTCTTTGCACTTCCAAGCTGAGAAGCTATGAAGCGCGAAAACAGAACTAACAGTTCAAGCATTGTAAAACACAATTCTATAAGTAGTATCGCAACCACTACTTAAGTAATTCACCCTTCGTCCTCTACAACTAAATCTAAACCGACTAACTCTCGAGAATTACAATCCCCACATAAGgaaaattagaaatgaaaaggaaaaacccaCGCAAGGGGAAACAGAAAAGGCAAGAGCAGAAGAGGGTGTTCATACAGTCACTAAGTTATCATGCTGGACCCGGGAAAGCATCGAAATCTCCCGCAAGAACCGCTCCCTCCTCCTCGCCAATTCTGCCGCCGCCCCCCCCGGCTGTATTATCTTCACCGCCACGATAGCCTTCTTGTACCTAtaagagagagattgagagagagagagagagagataataaGACGCTGAGGAAGCGAAGATGAAAAGTCAGGGACGGGTGAGGAGAGGACTCACAGGCCCTGGTAGACCTTGGCATGACCGCCCTTGCCGATCTTGGGGCCTAAGTAGAGCATGCTCGGCTCCACGAGCCACCTATCATCGATCCTGAATTCGTCGAGGCCGAGCTGTTGCTGCGTTCCTCTGCCGAACCCCATATCGAGGCCGCCGTCCGTCGAGTCATCCCGGACGCCATCCCGCTCGCCGCTGCCGCCCTCCGGGTTGACCCACAAGAGGTTGACGACTTCCTTCCCTGCTGCCCCTACCCTCCCACCTCCGTGCCCgtgcatcatcatcatcaacacgACGACCCActcgtcttcctcttcatcatctgCAGAGGAGTTGCAGAACTTCCCAGGGCCCTGCTCACCACttcttccctccttccttcttccccGCAGCAACAGGGAGGGAGAGAGCGTGGCTTGTGCTCTGTCGTGCCGATTTTAAAGAGGGGAGGACGAACGCGCCATTGGTTGACTCCACCAGCAATCAGAGGATTCAGAGCAGCGAGAAAGAGCGCGCGTCTTCTATCGACTCTGTAGCCGCCTCCCCTCCAGTTGCGTTTTCCCTTTGGCCCAGCTTAATTCTTCCATCTTACCGCTCTACCATTGAGCCCACTTCTCCCGCCGGAGCCGAGTCTCTCCTGCACCGACTGTAACTCAGCCCACTTTTGATTGCTTCATGCAGTTTGCAATTTCGATTTTTTAGAGAAACGTTTAGTTTTGTGAGCGAGAAGGAATTGGATGAGAGATCAAAGcttcttccttgttttttctttttagattcAAAGATGCAATTGAGgcttaatgtatttttttaaattcaattcGAGTATCATATGTGTTACCATttgcaatttaaataaataacatttataaatatccaattgagAACATCTAGTTTTGAAATATTCTTATATAATTCGGGTTAAAAACTTAGTTCTaacaataaaatactaaaatagtATGTACGCCTTCTTTTTCATAAAGAGTGGAGTTAATGAAACTTTAAAAAACGATGGCACAATCAATAGTCCTCCTGGTGGTTATCGGCAGAAGCATTTGAGTGGCAccaaaagatttaaaaaagCACGAGAAGAAATCAATGGAGACGGCTTCCCCCTTTTTCTTCGTCGTTTTGTGTCGTCGGTGCCGGAAAGCGACACCGTAGCTAAGGGGTCTTGTGACTCACATGCTAAATTATCAACCCTCCACTTTTGTCAATTATTGAGCGACTCGATAACACTTGGGGCGCCCACACTttcctatttatttatttatttatttcttcgATTCGTGGCTACAAGCCCAACAACGTTGCCAATAACTCCATTGCCGCTTTATGTGctcatgttatttttttattttaatgaatttcaaaaattaattaaaacataaaattgagTTAAATTTTGAAGACAtaaaatatctaaaatataTCCTACTTATATCTATCTGTTGTTATGGTACCAATATGATATGTGTTGGCCAACTTGCTATGTCATATatcatatttctctctctcttttcttttatatatatatgtgtgtgtatgtgtgcgtgcGTTAAGTTGGATTTTTGTAGGCATGTTTAgtaacataaacaagttaattACTTTTCTATGAATTTATCTTAAAGATTGACATCAAGTTCATAAAATACAATgttatattaatttatttgagataaattcataaaacaataatagcTAATGTCAAACAATCTTGCAACTCATTGTCTTCACAAATTTAGCACAAGTGCCTCAAAAATATGGGGTGTCGTGTTTTTCACTCAAAATAGTTTATCGTTTGCTTGTGCACTTGGTCATGCAGTTTGGCCTCCAAGAACCAAATCactaaaaaaacaaagtcaGATCTTTCTAATGGATACAGGTTTGAAGGAGGTGTTTGGCTAacacctttgttttttttttttttaatgagatttcaaaacttggtttatttgttAGGGTCACACactcaaaacctggttttcaatGAACAATTTGAGGGAGTTCATGTTTTTTGCAAAACTAGATTTTGCCAAAACTGAGTTTTCTTAAAACCCAACACTCCAAGCACCTAGCTTTTCTAATTGTCATTAGTACCATACAAACAACTCCTACATTAAAATTAAAGATTGTTCAACCAATCAAACACCACATCAGAACCACAAAAAATTGAGGGGGCGTTTACTTCAAAACGTGGTTTTCGagacaaaaccaggttttgcctCTAAAACCACTTTTGCAGATGTTTAGATAACAAAAAATCGTAAAAATTgggttttcacaaaaaaatgttcACATGAGAATGAAAAACCTAAACcccaaaaaagtttttttaccaaaaacctggttttaaatactgaaaacctggtttttaccTGGTCATCCACACATGCAAATTAGGTTTTCAATAACTCgttaaaaaccaagttttaaaaaaacctggttttgtaaaaaccaagttttcccCAGAGACTTTTTTTAGCTTTATCTGCCCCAATACTTTTgacaaaattgtttttcttgaatgaaaggacatgtatatataagGAATAAGTATgtcatatttgaaaaaaaaaaaaaaactagtccCCAAGAGTGAGATTCAAACCGGTGTAAGTAAGACTTCTCAAATCCACACAAATTTAAATTAATCGATTCCCTCAATCATATATATACAGGCTCTCGAGAAACTTCACATCGTTAACAACCAACCCATCGGTCAAATGGGCATCTAAAAAAGCGGACAATTAATCTGTCGGTGACATTGAAGAACATGTGAACATCTTGACTTGTGCTTTCGGATTAGGTGCATGTGAAGGCGACCATATTCTGATTCATGAGGTCTCCACAAGGGTAGAGGAGACTTTGGAGCTCtgagaatgaagaaaatttggCCAGAATCTAGGATTGTTGAACTTTGGTAGTTGCAGAAATCAATTATAATAGTGAAGAGGAAGGACAATTGAGTGTTCTTATTGTGGAGACCAAGATTTCTCGGATCTTAATTAATCGGGTggttgtggtttttttttttttttttttcactttgaatgTGAAATGATTGGATGGTGGGTGTATTTTATTCTTTCCTTCATATCATCTGGAAACCTGAgggaaaaaacatattttagaaaatttatatgcaaaaaataatattcaaaactttaaaatcAACAtaccaaatgcaaaaaaactaatatctattttttaaatattagttTTTTGCATTTTAGGGCTATGGTGAATTCCCTCGGTGGAAGCATATGTTGTGTTTACAATCGTGTAGAGTCATATGGGGGCGAGCAAGTGAAAACTCATGGTCGAGTAATGCGATGGTCAACCACCTTATTTAATGACATCTAGTCGGCAACTGGTTTTCGTTGGACACTTCCTACAAAGGGAAGTTTTCCTCTACCTAGATTTCATATTGAGGTAGATATGTACTTGGATGAATAATAGGATTTTGACTAGGCCTCATAGTCATGGCTTGCTAATAGCCTACTGTCGAATAATCTTAGGTGATGGTTTGTCGAGTGTCTAGCACTCATCGTCTAGTTCATTGTCCCAAAATACTGATAAATGTTTTCGCTATATTAAGATTGAGTAAAGGCTGTTTGTAGAAACCCTTAACACTGCGCAGGTCAAATAAGGCTTGAAAAAATCAACTGGTGCTCGTGATGAAAAGTGTGCCACCATACCATTGTTGCAGGACTGTCGACACAAAAACGGCAGCCGTTTTGCTATATTATCACTTGAGATAAAactatggaaacaaaaaatgacagTTTATGCATTTTATGCAGGTGTTTCTGCATGACCATGTGGCGCTCGGTTTCTTAATTTCGAAGAGATAATCTTTCACATCTCAGCCAACCAGCCTCTCTTAAAAGCCGTGAccatccatttctaaactctaTCATGTTGGCCAAACACGACTGCAGCAAAGTCCAAACTTTTGGTGCAGAAAAACAtttaggaggcgtttgatgttttagggttttgattttggagtcaaaattCCATCATCAAATTTCCACTTCAAGTTGGAGTTGGAACGAAAATTTCAATTCCAAATTCTATTTAGTGGTATAAATTTTTGATTCTAAatcataatttcagaattttttattatgggATGCGCTTACGTTTAGAATCAAAactctttgtttgataacacaattcacatttcttaaatttgaaaataatgattctaaaatttcattgGTTCCAAATAAAACAACGTTTTCTTAatgtagaaaatatttttaaacattcaATGACATAAATTTTCGAGTTGTAAAATTCACGTTAATTAACTTTTTGAGTTGTAAAATTCATGttatagaaaaatatgatttatgtTATGTTCCAGTGATCTGCCACACATAAATATATGGAGAGACAACCATCTCTTATCATTTCATTAAAGACCTCAAAACCAAGCTGTTAGGGCAGATGCACGAAAACATAAGAGGGCATACTACACAAGAACTTACAAAATAAACATTATGTACCCAAAATTTATATCCACAAGTAATTCTTTAACAAGGGAAGCAACAtcacatagatttttttttggcaattaGATGTGTTCGACCTTTATCCCCACTataaaatgtgtcatttctaacACACCAAAGCTCTAAATAATGAGTGAATATCCATATACCTTATGGTATATGGGTGAGTAGGGTTTATACCTTCGGTAGAATACCGAAACTTCCACCCAACCTTTTATCCTTTTAAGGTACAAGACCTACTTTCGGTGCCTTGTGGTGCCACCCCCCGCCGTGCTTCAGCTTATATGTCAGATGACCCCTTTTTATGCACATAATGTTGATGAcctaaaaattcaaaacaaacaCCGACCACTTACCAGCCCTCGCTTcaaccattgcaccaaccccttgATGATACTGTAGTAGACGAAACCTTTTAGAAATGCAAAAACATACTAGCTCGCCCCATGACGATGTCCCTGACAAGCGAACAACTCTTTACCATTATCTATAGTAAATGCCATAAAGTCTCCTATGAATGCTGCAAAATTGACAGTACTAACAACCACTTGTCTTTCTTCAATGAATCTTGCTTTTGGACCTTCTTTTGCATTATAAGCCAAGCCAGCATTGTGGCTCCAAGGGGCTGTTTTTCAAGATGAACACTTTGTACTTTGTTCTTGTTTCATGTATCTgcccaaaaaaataacataCTTTCATTAAATAATTTCccatatgtttatatatgtttgGGAAGATATATTAGACAGCCTGATAATTGATAAAGAGGGTCCAACTTCTCTCGCCGGAAAGTGATTGCAAGAGGTTATACATAACttaggaaaaaataattaaacttGATGAATCATCATGTCCTTCAGTATATTTAAATCAACCAACAGAAATTACGGAAGAGTATTATGAAGGCATGTgttaaaaatttcattataaacTTGGTGGATAATGTCCTTCAATACTAAATATATAACCCCTAGCTATGCTTTCTTGAACATTGAATCTacaatggtaaaaaaaaaaaaaaaaagatattacCATGTCATGATAAGGTAAGTGCCAATTGAAGCAACTGGCGttgcatttttctttaaaagtgTTTGGTAAAAAGAACATTGCGTGCTCTTAAGTATTACTATTAACACATTTGTTCCAAGAACatcatattcttatttcaaggaACATATTCATACTGTGTTTATGTCAAATGCTTAATTGTTAAGTACAGGCGCAACACTCATAGCCATATCATATTTCTTAGAACAAAAATATGCTCTTATTATGACGTATGTTTTAGAAAtatgtgtttcaagaatacaatgTTCTTCGTATAGAACCTTTTTTTTGACACAAGATAGTGCACACGAACGACGCATTTTTAGGACAAAACAAGAGTTTACAAAAAGgtaatttgttttttgttttttaattaatgcTAATAAAAATTAGGCTGATGGCCATTTTGAATCGAATGGATACCATTTGTGAAACACCATCCACTATTCATTTATCttattatttgaaaatgtttaaaatctctctattttagttattttcatGTGTCCCCTGTTTATTCTTAATGAGTATAATAATTTATAAGGTTCATATAATATGTTTAAATTTTCCAATGGTACTTATTGTCTTTGTTTGGGGTCGAACCAGGCTCACCttcatacataaataaataaataacataatatatatttttaattataaccgAATCAAATCGAATTTCATCCTAAGTTTGGAGCGTTGGGCCGAGATCGAGTTTGAGTTTCGTCAAGCCGGCGCGAGCCCGAAAACGCCCGGGCCCCTGTAACGCGATCCTCAAAATCAAAAAGCCCGAACCGACCCCTTGCCCGACAAAAATCAAACTCTCCCGACGGAACTTTCTTTCTACCCTCTCGCCCCCCATAGATCCTTTCCTCCTCAGATCTGTGCATCTCCGCCCCTCCACCACAGGTAACcatctctttctatctctctctcgtTGCTGTTCGTCTGCAGTGAAAGAGCAGCCATTTCTGGTGCAGATCTGTGAAGGCGAAGGACTGATTTTGGAAGAGTGAAGGCTTTTTGTGCGGGCCTGTGAGAGAAGGAGAGGCGGTCCTCTTCGTTGGTCATAGTCGTCATCGTCAGTTTCTGTAATCAGGTAAACCCTGATTTCTCCATTTTGTGCTTCCACCCTGTAATCAGCTCGTTCCCCTTTCCCATTTATCGGTTCattcattttcctctattttctgtGGTTTTTCTTTCGATTTTGAATTGGACGAGCGCGACAATGAGTTGGGGTTTGGTTCTCGGGTGTGGAGGATTTTTGGAGTTTCTGATATGGTGGTTGAGTTGATCTGAGTTGGTTCCTGGGTTTTTGCGTCACAAGTGTAGGTGAGTGAGAATTGAGGGTTGGTAGCAGTAGGGCAATGGAGTGTAGCAAGGATGAGTCCCTAGGGCGAAGGAGAATAGGAGATAGCGGAGAAGACGCAGTCTAGGGTGCACCTTCTCAGCAGCTTGCAGGCCACGGATTCTGCATTTTACAATTAAGTGTCACAGTCATTTGGatgttcaaagtttcaaactaCATTCGTTCTGgttgttttgttacttttacaTGCATTATGCGTTCTGGCTTTCTGCTGCAGATTTATAACTTGCCAACATTATAGCTACTAGGAATCTAGCAACACTTAGATATGAACAAGTAGGCATCCAGATTTGCAGGATTCAGGAAGTAGAATCCAATGACCCAATTGGAAATATTAGATCAGGGTCATTTAACTTAATACTTAGATCAATACTGttctcttgtaattttgtttcttagatttttttttttcattttcagttcatTAGTTTTGACAACGTATCGTGATTAGACTGGTTACTTCATCTGAAATGGGCTTATTAGCAGCTGCGTTCACTTAAGCCGTTCCTGTGCAAAACTTTAGCTGCTTCCCACCTCTTGAATTTTGGAGAAATTTTAGAACAATTGCTTGCAGTTAAAGGTTTCATGTCTTAGCAGGCTAGCAGCATGATTGAGTTTTTAAGTTCATTCCTTATGTCTGACTTGACTTTGTCCTTGGTTTGCTGGGGGTTGCTATCGTTGATGAGCTCTTCTTTGTTGTCACcatgcttttttattttctggtttGACATTGACTCAGTAAGTCCTTTATGTTATATACACACGTTAACTAGaattaaaaagaaagggaaacaaaacTATGTTGGCACATCTTACCTAAACCAAGAGCTTTTCTTTGGACCAAGAAGAGTAGAAGATAAAACAATATGCAGCCTTGAGCCCATCTTGGCAACTCTTGCCTGCTCAGTTACTGCAGACTGGAATCCCTGCTTGCCTATTTAAACCATCGAAAAGGAACCCATTTGAACTTAACAGTccatttttagttatttttaagagagagaaataaattgGTAAAGTTTGTTTTGGGATTAGTCGTTCGGGGATAAGCAGGTGAGGGAGACAAGCAATGTTGGAAGCGGCACAAAAAGTTGTGAGCAGAAGCCTGgagtgaagaaaaaggaagcaaaaaagaTAGCCACAATAAAGTAATAGCTAAGAAATGTTTGTCTAGTCACGTTGGATTTTGCAACTGGatgccattctctctctctttttttccatcttttccatccttctgttttcttttgattttagtctttcttttcattgttgaCTGTGtacaaaaggaagaaatgaGCAAACTGCAGATATTGCTTTACTATTCTCTACCGAGTCAGATCTGATGGTCCACTCAACAGATCAATAAATCTGAGATAACACATTTCAGTttcgagagagatagagaggttCCAGTGACGAGATGCTTTATCAGAAAACTGAGTTAAATTTGGCTATGTAATTTAAGTTATGTCCATGGAAAAATTTGGACAGAAAATGTAAAACCGAGAACACAAATGTTACTCGTTTACTATATGTTACAGAAATGATGCTTCCTGTTTATCttgatgaaaagtttttgaaaggCCACCTAATGTAGGATGTTTGATAACTACGTTCAACTACTTCTAGTGACGAGATGCTTTATCAGAAAACTGAGTTAAATTTGGCTATGTAATTTAAGTTATGTCCATGGAAAAATTTGGACAGAAAAATGTAAACTGAGAACACAAATGTTAGAAAACTGAGTTAAATTTGGCTAGAACACAAATGTTAGAAAACTGTGTTAAATTTGGCTATGTAATTTAAGTTATGTCCATGGAAAAATTTGGACAGAAAAATGTAAACTGAGAAGACAAACGTTACTTGTTTACTATATGTTACAGAAATGATGCTTCCTGTTTATCTTGatgaaaagttttgaaaagcCACCTAATGTAGGATGTTTGATAACTATGTTCAACTACTTCTAAATGCATTCCTAACACCAATCTAGTGTTTaaaccaatgttatccgtatcgtacgatacggacgcgtatcgtacgatacgtatcgtataggtcaagaaaacctatacgatacgctgtttaaagacgatacgcgtccgtatcgtacacgtatcgcacgatacgggggccgtatcgtacgatacgggttaaaacacaaaattttttattttttaaagtttaaacactcctccctctctctcttcttgtatttaaagactccaagagacgtaggagggaaagattttgcacattttcatcaaaaataaccaatgattcatcaatttggaaaatattatcgttaaatcatgaaagatgataagttgataactatatgttttgaacttataaaattgtgatgtaatataagtcctaaaactcaaagtcctaagactctaagtcttaaggttctataaaattttcaagtttaaaattgtgatggatgcttattatgttattttgaatatctaatttctaatttttgaatgcgttgttgacacacatgaatgttccttatgtatgatgatctttttcatatttgaatatatatttttttgt
Proteins encoded in this region:
- the LOC116250060 gene encoding serine/threonine-protein kinase STY13-like, which translates into the protein MMMMHGHGGGRVGAAGKEVVNLLWVNPEGGSGERDGVRDDSTDGGLDMGFGRGTQQQLGLDEFRIDDRWLVEPSMLYLGPKIGKGGHAKVYQGLYKKAIVAVKIIQPGGAAAELARRRERFLREISMLSRVQHDNLVTFIGACIENNMVIVTELLPGGSLRKYLTSLRPGRLDLRLAISFALDIARAMECLHANGIIHRDLKPDNLLLTEDCKKVKLADFGLAREETLTEMMTAETGTYRWMAPELYSTVTLRRGDKKHYNNKVDVYSFSIVLWELITNRLPFEGMSNLQAAYAAAFKKVRPDIGNIPKELVPVLECCWAEDPNSRPGFQQVIGMLSDFRTSLCPLETTPPPTIVIGGSSYVPTDSPGTRHLMDKSQENDSTVMNPEKSSPSFGCFHECFP